The sequence below is a genomic window from Candidatus Nanopelagicales bacterium.
TGGATCGACTTCCCATTGAGGGCGCTTTCGACGGGCCGAGCGCCCTGGCGGCAATGCAGGATCACATTCTCGATTCCGCACGCTTCTCCGCGACCTATTCCATCGCCAGCTAGCGTTACGGGCGCAGCGACGTCATCCGGTCGCTGATTCAAGGGCTTCGGCGGCGGCCAACCAGGCTTCCTCTGCTTTGCGGTGTCGAGCGCCGACGGCCTTCAGTTCAGCATTGAGCTCTGCGAGTTTGACGTGATCAGTCACATGCATCGCAAGTTCACGATGCAGTTCGTCTTCGCGAGCGGAGGCCTTTGTCATTGCTCGCTCGTGCCGCGTGAGTTCCTTCTTGAGTGTGCGCTCGTTGGCTCGCGACACCGGGGCTCGGTTCGCTGACCGGGACGCAGCGATCGGACCGTCGGCTTGCGAGCGGCCTTCCCGGAGCGCAAGGTACTGCTCGACGCCACCTGGCATATCGCGCACCTGGCCGTCGCCAAGCATGCCGACAAACGTGTCCGACACCCGCTCAAGGAAGTAACGGTCGTGCGATACCACGATCAACGTTCCGCCGAAGGAATCGAGCAGGTCCTCAAGCC
It includes:
- a CDS encoding ABC-F family ATP-binding cassette domain-containing protein — its product is TGKTTLLRVLLGQLPPSGGQLKTGVTVKPAYLSQHVAELNPAWRVLEAVEQVASRVELSKGRELTASQLCERLGFGPESQWTPVGDLSGGERRRLQLTRLLMEGPNVLVLDEPTNDFDVETLAGLEDLLDSFGGTLIVVSHDRYFLERVSDTFVGMLGDGQVRDMPGGVEQYLALREGRSQADGPIAASRSANRAPVSRANERTLKKELTRHERAMTKASAREDELHRELAMHVTDHVKLAELNAELKAVGARHRKAEEAWLAAAEALESATG